The following proteins are encoded in a genomic region of Cryptomeria japonica chromosome 11, Sugi_1.0, whole genome shotgun sequence:
- the LOC131063041 gene encoding transcription factor bHLH25-like gives MENSWLSELDIQANALSTPTVSSQIESLTAILLEDGYNSNGFSGPQVQQWREDHGHGSLTTTQHLHQRAENQIRGFGGENISAHNEYPSFQASDALLQCSNAANDGDNVVNVKRHKKYIMAERNRRQKLNEKLIALSSLVPGIKKLNKESVLSETIKYVKHLQEKINAFEQGQPGVPLQLQTNSQERGDPEIKVQLTQNKFLIGIDCAARRGLLVKCLTQLENLELSVENASIFSFAEETLHLTFTGQVEMKSGCNLAITDIVETLQEVFREPH, from the exons ATGGAGAATTCATGGCTATCAGAGCTG GACATTCAAGCAAATGCTCTCAGTACTCCAACAGTCTCATCACAAATCGAATCGCTGACAGCCATTCTCTTAGAAGATGGGTATAATTCAAATGGATTTTCTGGGCCACAAGTGCAGCAATGGAGGGAAGATCACGGACATGGCAGCTTAACAACTACTCAACACCTTCATCAGCGGGCAGAGAATCAGATTCGTGGTTTTGGAGGAGAAAATATCTCTGCTCATAATGAATATCCATCGTTTCAAGCTTCAGATGCATTGTTACAATGTTCAAATGCAGCTAATGATGGTGATAATGTAGTTAATGTGAAGAGGCACAAGAAATACATCATGGCAGAACGCAATCGACGTCAGAAACTCAACGAGAAATTGATTGCTTTGTCATCTCTGGTTCCTGGCATAAAGAAG TTAAACAAGGAGAGTGTGCTAAGTGAGACAATAAAATACGTGAAGCATCTGCAAGAGAAAATAAATGCATTTGAGCAGGGGCAGCCTGGTGTTCCTCTTCAACTTCAAACCAACTCCCAAGAAAGAGGAGATCCAGAGATCAAAGTACAACTTACCCAAAACAAATTCTTGATTGGCATAGACTGCGCTGCGAGGAGAGGTTTGCTGGTAAAATGTCTCACCCAGCTGGAAAATCTTGAGCTTTCAGTTGAGAACGCCAGCATATTTTCCTTTGCAGAAGAAACACTTCATCTCACTTTTACGGGACAG gtggaaatgaagagtgggtgcAACCTAGCCATTACTGACATAGTAGAAACTTTACAAGAAGTTTTCAGAGAGCCACATTGA